A section of the Echeneis naucrates chromosome 12, fEcheNa1.1, whole genome shotgun sequence genome encodes:
- the nkx6.1 gene encoding homeobox protein Nkx-6.1, with protein sequence MLAVGQMDGSRQSAFLLSTPPLAALHSMTEMKTPLYPAYPLSSTGPNSSTSPATTSPNPGGMAVSSPGIKSSSGPSSGLGSPQQCSSATPHGINDILNRPSASSAGATVAAAAATAAGSSSAGLLSGLPRFGSLSPPPAGLYFSPSAAAVAVARYPKPLADLPGRTPIFWPGVMQSPHWRDARFACSPHQNSVLLDKDGKRKHTRPTFSGQQIFALEKTFEQTKYLAGPERARLAYSLGMTESQVKVWFQNRRTKWRKKHAAEMASAKKKQDSETERLKGTSDNEDEDEDYNKPLDPNSDDEKITQLLKKHKPGSALLLHTSENDSS encoded by the exons ATGTTAGCGGTGGGTCAGATGGACGGGTCCCGACAGAGCGCCTTCCTCCTCAGCACCCCCCCGCTGGCGGCTCTGCACAGCATGACCGAGATGAAGACCCCGCTGTACCCGGCCTACCCCCTCTCCTCCACCGGCCCCAACTCCTCTACCTCACCGGCCACCACCTCTCCCAACCCGGGCGGCATGGCCGTGTCCTCCCCGGGCATCAAGAGCTCGTCGGGGCCGTCCTCGGGGCTGGGCTCCCCGCAGCAGTGCTCCTCCGCCACCCCGCACGGCATCAACGACATCCTGAACCGGCCCTCCGCCTCCTCTGCCGGGGCCACGGTGGCCGCGgccgccgccaccgccgccgGCTCCTCATCCGCGGGGCTTCTGTCGGGGCTGCCCCGGTTCGGCAGCCTCAGTCCGCCGCCCGCCGGACTCTACTTCAGCCCCAGCGCCGCGGCCGTGGCGGTGGCCCGGTACCCGAAGCCCCTGGCCGACCTGCCGGGCAGGACGCCGATCTTCTGGCCGGGAGTGATGCAGAGTCCGCACTGGAGGGACGCGCGGTTCGCCTGTTCGCCCC ACCAGAACTCGGTCCTGCTGGACAAAGACGGGAAGAGGAAACACACCAGACCGACTTTCTCCGGCCAGCAGATCTTCGCCCTGGAGAAGACCTTCGAGCAGACCAAGTACCTGGCGGGTCCGGAGCGGGCCCGGCTGGCCTACTCCCTGGGCATGACGGAGAGCCAGGTCAAG GTTTGGTTCCAGAACAGAAGAACCAAGTGGCGGAAGAAACACGCGGCGGAGATGGCCTCGGCCAAGAAGAAGCAGGACTCGGAGACCGAGCGGCTCAAAGGGACGTCGGACAAtgaggacgaggacgaggacTACAACAAACCCCTGGACCCGAACTCCGACGACGAGAAGatcacacagctgctgaagaagCACAAACCCGGATCCGCACTGCTGCTGCACACGTCGGAGAACGACAGCTCATAA
- the rpl17 gene encoding large ribosomal subunit protein uL22 isoform X1 has translation MVRYSLDPENPTKSCKSRGSNLRVHFKNTRETAQAIKGMHIRKANKYLRDVVVKHQCVPFRRYNGGVGRCAQAKQFGWTQGRWPKKSAEFLLHMLKNAESNAELKGLDVDSLVIEHIQVNKAPKMRRRTYRAHGRINPYMSSPCHIEMILTEKEQIVPKPEEEVAQKKKVSQKKLKKQKLMARE, from the exons ATGGTCCGCTACTCCCTCGACCCAGAGAACCCGACTAAAT CATGCAAGTCAAGGGGCTCCAACCTCCGGGTTCACTTCAAG AACACCCGTGAGACAGCCCAGGCCATCAAGGGGATGCACATCCGCAAGGCCAACAAGTACCTGAGGGACGTGGTCGTCAAGCACCAGTGTGTTCCCTTCCGTCGCTACAACGGTGGCGTGGGAAGGTGCGCCCAG GCCAAGCAGTTCGGCTGGACTCAGGGCCGCTGGCCCAAGAAGAGTGCAGAGTTCCTCCTGCACATGCTCAAGAATGCTGAGAGCAACGCTGAGCTCAAG GGTCTGGATGTGGACTCTCTGGTCATAGAGCACATCCAGGTCAACAAGGCCCCGAAGATGAGGAGGCGTACGTACCGCGCCCACGGCCGCATCAACCCGTACATGAGCTCTCCATGTCACATCGAGATGATCCTGACGGAGAAGGAGCAGATCGTCCCCAAGCCTGAGGAGGAGGTCGCTCAGAAGAAGAAG GTTTCacagaagaaactgaagaaacagAAGCTGATGGCTCGGGAGTGA
- the rpl17 gene encoding large ribosomal subunit protein uL22 isoform X2, with protein sequence MVRYSLDPENPTKCEYFAACKSRGSNLRVHFKNTRETAQAIKGMHIRKANKYLRDVVVKHQCVPFRRYNGGVGRCAQAKQFGWTQGRWPKKSAEFLLHMLKNAESNAELKGLDVDSLVIEHIQVNKAPKMRRRTYRAHGRINPYMSSPCHIEMILTEKEQIVPKPEEEVAQKKKVSQKKLKKQKLMARE encoded by the exons ATGGTCCGCTACTCCCTCGACCCAGAGAACCCGACTAAATGTGAGTA TTTTGCAGCATGCAAGTCAAGGGGCTCCAACCTCCGGGTTCACTTCAAG AACACCCGTGAGACAGCCCAGGCCATCAAGGGGATGCACATCCGCAAGGCCAACAAGTACCTGAGGGACGTGGTCGTCAAGCACCAGTGTGTTCCCTTCCGTCGCTACAACGGTGGCGTGGGAAGGTGCGCCCAG GCCAAGCAGTTCGGCTGGACTCAGGGCCGCTGGCCCAAGAAGAGTGCAGAGTTCCTCCTGCACATGCTCAAGAATGCTGAGAGCAACGCTGAGCTCAAG GGTCTGGATGTGGACTCTCTGGTCATAGAGCACATCCAGGTCAACAAGGCCCCGAAGATGAGGAGGCGTACGTACCGCGCCCACGGCCGCATCAACCCGTACATGAGCTCTCCATGTCACATCGAGATGATCCTGACGGAGAAGGAGCAGATCGTCCCCAAGCCTGAGGAGGAGGTCGCTCAGAAGAAGAAG GTTTCacagaagaaactgaagaaacagAAGCTGATGGCTCGGGAGTGA